A region of [Bacteroides] pectinophilus DNA encodes the following proteins:
- a CDS encoding methyl-accepting chemotaxis protein, with translation MNYDENVFKAKANIKARRIWLVFALLLTANYGSDAAGGLYPANYYLIFVLLCWIPFFAGEVLLKVKGKATDIYRRDIVIGYGIFYTFVLCTTESPIAFTYILPVTSLLVLYKDRKFMIHCGIANTLCIIGGAIYRGLILGFNSATDMKNYQLQVSCIVLCYICYVMSIKHLNESDGALTDSIKADLNRVITTVEKVKTASNTIMDGITVVRELATENKHGSDIVLLGMNELTDNNSKLQDRTSSSMDMTTDINSQVENVVTMINEMVSLTNESIEHAGTSSSDLESLVSTANTMSRLSSEVETVLTEFTSEFEKVKQETGTIDSISSQTNLLALNASIEAARAGEAGRGFAVVAEQIRTLSTETKDSSGQIQEALTRLDEISAKMTGSIEETLKLIQITLEKVTQTGDNVRKITADSSKLGEHIQVIDTAIKGVEASNGQLVENMQHVSEIVDTMTNCINDSDDISKRMVSKYDESAGNINNIENVIQGLMCELGIGGFMGIGDVQPGMKILVNTKSSGSDASSEYHGSLVSRDDDTLKITLDEQLTLNAKAECSAQVTVGNVLYCWDAAEIVSDRTGGTYTIHISSAPHIINRRKYPRIDISNICTIKIKDTGETFTGRLDNLSANGFALLAKDAFFAGCKGKDIAVTIHNFDMPDHAELDGRIIRCSNNDGVYIIGCQMPDDNEYIRSYVEKKLATQENAGVQ, from the coding sequence ATGAACTACGATGAGAATGTTTTCAAAGCAAAAGCCAATATAAAAGCCCGGAGGATATGGCTTGTATTTGCACTTCTGCTCACAGCCAATTACGGTTCCGATGCAGCCGGCGGACTGTATCCCGCCAATTATTACCTGATATTTGTTCTTCTATGCTGGATTCCTTTTTTTGCGGGAGAAGTCCTTCTTAAGGTAAAAGGCAAGGCAACCGACATTTACAGACGTGATATAGTAATCGGATACGGAATATTTTATACATTTGTTCTGTGTACTACTGAGTCACCGATTGCATTTACATATATTCTCCCTGTTACGAGTCTTCTTGTATTATATAAAGACCGTAAGTTCATGATACATTGCGGGATTGCCAATACATTATGCATAATTGGAGGTGCCATATACAGGGGGCTTATACTTGGATTCAATTCTGCCACGGATATGAAGAATTATCAGTTACAGGTATCATGTATTGTGCTCTGCTACATCTGTTATGTAATGTCAATAAAGCACCTTAATGAATCAGACGGTGCCCTCACAGACAGCATCAAGGCAGATCTTAACCGAGTTATCACAACAGTTGAGAAGGTTAAGACTGCAAGTAACACAATCATGGACGGAATCACTGTAGTACGTGAGCTTGCGACTGAGAATAAGCACGGCTCTGATATCGTTCTCCTCGGAATGAACGAGCTTACCGATAATAATTCAAAGCTGCAGGACCGTACGTCATCTTCAATGGATATGACAACTGATATTAATTCCCAGGTTGAGAATGTTGTAACCATGATTAATGAGATGGTATCGCTTACCAATGAATCTATCGAACATGCCGGGACAAGTTCGTCAGACCTTGAGAGCCTTGTCAGCACTGCCAATACAATGTCCAGGCTTTCCAGCGAAGTGGAGACTGTACTTACTGAATTTACATCTGAATTTGAAAAGGTTAAGCAGGAGACGGGAACTATCGACAGCATCTCAAGCCAGACTAATCTTCTTGCCCTTAATGCATCAATTGAGGCTGCACGTGCCGGTGAAGCAGGCCGTGGATTCGCCGTTGTAGCTGAGCAGATACGAACACTCAGTACAGAGACTAAGGATTCGTCCGGCCAGATTCAGGAAGCCCTTACAAGGCTTGATGAGATATCCGCCAAGATGACCGGATCCATTGAAGAGACGCTTAAACTTATCCAGATTACACTTGAGAAAGTCACCCAGACAGGCGACAATGTCCGCAAGATTACTGCTGACTCCTCAAAGCTTGGTGAACATATCCAGGTTATTGATACGGCGATCAAGGGTGTGGAGGCCTCCAACGGCCAGCTTGTTGAGAATATGCAGCATGTATCTGAGATTGTCGATACAATGACTAACTGCATTAACGATTCTGATGATATCAGCAAGCGTATGGTAAGTAAGTATGACGAGAGTGCCGGTAACATTAATAATATTGAGAATGTTATCCAGGGTCTTATGTGTGAGCTCGGAATAGGCGGCTTTATGGGAATCGGCGATGTACAGCCGGGAATGAAGATTCTCGTTAATACAAAGAGTTCCGGCTCAGATGCTTCATCTGAATATCACGGAAGTCTTGTAAGCCGTGATGATGACACACTTAAGATAACTCTTGATGAGCAGCTTACACTTAACGCTAAGGCTGAATGTTCAGCGCAGGTTACCGTAGGCAATGTCCTCTATTGCTGGGATGCAGCTGAGATTGTTTCAGACCGTACCGGCGGAACATATACGATACATATCAGTTCTGCTCCACATATTATTAACCGTCGTAAGTATCCGAGAATTGATATTTCCAACATCTGCACAATCAAGATTAAGGACACAGGCGAGACCTTCACCGGAAGGCTTGATAATCTCAGTGCCAACGGCTTTGCCCTTCTCGCCAAGGATGCATTCTTCGCCGGTTGCAAAGGTAAGGATATTGCAGTTACAATTCATAACTTCGACATGCCTGACCATGCTGAGCTTGACGGCCGCATAATCCGTTGTTCCAACAATGATGGTGTATATATTATCGGATGCCAGATGCCTGATGATAATGAGTACATCCGTTCATATGTTGAGAAGAAGCTTGCCACACAGGAGAATGCCGGAGTGCAGTAA
- a CDS encoding alpha/beta hydrolase: MSQFITKIFYKQRDDFARSCIERDRNLTLPDGITVKSDIPYINDGISAHRLDIYRPAGRDNDVLPVMINIHGGGLLLGSKEFNRCFCANIAALGYIVYSIEYRLIPDCNFFNQLDDVERAFDYISARIESDNGDSKHIYASADSGGACLLTYATAVNGSRDIARAAHVRPSGIKFNAIGFISGMFYTDRFDKIGLFLPNYLYGRGYKKNRFAPYVNPGNNDIIKTLPPCYMVTSHNDYLQKYTLDYEKALTKGGIRHKLDNYPKNKSLLMHSAYLNLLWMRVLKLYIQ; the protein is encoded by the coding sequence ATGAGCCAGTTTATAACAAAAATATTTTACAAACAGCGTGATGATTTTGCCAGATCATGCATCGAGCGTGACCGTAATCTCACCCTGCCTGACGGAATTACAGTCAAATCCGATATTCCGTATATTAATGATGGCATCAGTGCTCACAGGCTTGACATATACCGCCCGGCCGGAAGAGATAACGATGTGCTTCCTGTCATGATTAATATTCATGGCGGCGGACTGCTGCTTGGCAGCAAGGAATTCAACAGATGTTTCTGTGCTAATATTGCCGCATTGGGATACATTGTGTACAGCATTGAATACCGTCTTATTCCTGACTGCAATTTTTTTAATCAGCTTGATGACGTTGAACGTGCATTTGACTATATCAGCGCAAGAATCGAATCCGATAACGGAGACAGTAAGCATATATATGCTTCCGCAGACAGCGGCGGTGCCTGTCTTCTTACATATGCAACAGCCGTCAACGGTTCACGTGACATTGCAAGAGCCGCACATGTACGTCCTTCCGGAATTAAGTTCAATGCAATCGGATTTATAAGCGGCATGTTCTATACTGACAGATTTGATAAGATTGGTCTGTTTCTTCCTAACTATCTGTATGGCCGCGGTTATAAGAAGAACAGATTTGCACCTTATGTTAACCCTGGGAATAATGACATCATTAAGACTCTGCCACCGTGCTATATGGTTACAAGTCATAATGACTATCTCCAGAAGTACACTCTTGATTATGAAAAAGCCCTTACAAAAGGCGGCATCAGACACAAACTTGATAATTATCCAAAAAACAAAAGCTTACTCATGCATTCAGCGTATTTGAACCTTTTATGGATGAGAGTTTTGAAGTTATACATTCAATGA
- a CDS encoding PLP-dependent aminotransferase family protein, translated as MLTYVFDESGVPLYEQAYRCIKNDIISGNLRSGEKLPSKRTFADNNGISTITIQNAYDQLISEGYVYTIPKKGYYVADIGALARGMAAGTGELINNTSRSTSRNTFQNSEAKTPDIRMPKRDTGYRIDLSSNRMGADSFPFTVWAKLSRETISARSRELMKVPPTCGIHELRAAIAAHLRSFRGMVVDPDQIIVGAGTEYLYGLLVQLLGADKGYCIENPGYKKLAKIYKQYNIECRYASMDDKGITVEELTKTGADIAHICPNHHFPTGITMPASRRYEILAWANDKNGRYIIEDDYDSEFRTNGRPLPTLFSIDACEKVIYMNTFSKSLTPTIRISYMILPPHLANRFYSELSFYACTVSTFEQYTLAAFISRGYFEKHINRMRLYYSRQRKRLLDSLQNSRLSRICSVNENESGLHFLIRLNTAMPEQEIARRLKKAGIHLQSLSEYFLVPDKSKEYYYIISYSDVDVDDVQEAFDEIYRCVEEAD; from the coding sequence ATGCTTACATATGTATTTGATGAATCTGGAGTACCACTTTATGAGCAGGCATACAGATGTATTAAAAATGATATTATCAGCGGAAATCTGCGCTCCGGAGAGAAGCTCCCGTCCAAGAGAACATTTGCGGATAATAACGGCATTAGCACCATCACGATTCAGAATGCTTATGACCAGCTTATAAGCGAAGGGTATGTATACACAATCCCAAAGAAGGGCTATTACGTTGCGGATATCGGTGCGCTGGCAAGAGGAATGGCAGCCGGTACAGGTGAACTGATAAATAATACATCACGAAGCACGTCCCGGAATACATTTCAGAATTCGGAAGCTAAAACACCGGATATCAGGATGCCAAAGCGTGATACCGGTTACCGCATAGATCTGTCGAGTAACAGAATGGGGGCTGACAGCTTTCCGTTTACTGTGTGGGCAAAGCTTTCAAGAGAGACGATATCGGCAAGGAGCAGGGAGCTTATGAAGGTGCCGCCAACATGCGGAATACATGAGCTTCGTGCTGCTATTGCGGCACATCTGCGGTCATTCCGCGGAATGGTTGTAGACCCGGATCAGATTATCGTAGGTGCCGGAACGGAGTATCTGTACGGACTTCTTGTGCAGCTTCTCGGAGCCGATAAGGGGTATTGTATAGAGAATCCCGGATACAAGAAGCTTGCAAAGATATATAAGCAGTACAATATCGAATGCAGATATGCGAGCATGGATGATAAGGGAATTACGGTTGAGGAGCTTACCAAGACAGGCGCTGACATAGCACATATATGTCCTAATCATCATTTCCCTACGGGGATTACAATGCCTGCCAGCAGGAGATATGAGATACTTGCCTGGGCTAATGATAAAAACGGACGTTATATAATAGAAGATGATTATGACAGCGAATTCAGGACGAATGGAAGACCTCTGCCAACGCTGTTCAGCATTGATGCCTGTGAAAAGGTAATCTACATGAATACATTTTCCAAGTCACTTACTCCGACAATCCGAATCAGTTATATGATACTTCCGCCTCATCTTGCCAATCGTTTCTACAGTGAGCTGTCTTTCTACGCCTGTACGGTCTCAACCTTTGAGCAGTATACACTTGCGGCATTTATAAGCAGAGGATATTTTGAAAAGCATATTAACAGAATGAGGCTTTATTACAGCAGACAGCGCAAACGACTGCTTGACAGCCTCCAGAATAGCCGCCTTAGCAGGATATGCAGTGTGAATGAAAATGAATCCGGGCTGCATTTCCTTATAAGACTTAACACAGCCATGCCGGAGCAGGAGATTGCACGCCGGCTGAAGAAGGCAGGCATACACCTCCAGTCCCTGTCGGAATACTTTCTGGTGCCGGATAAGAGTAAGGAGTACTATTACATTATAAGCTACTCGGATGTTGATGTGGACGACGTGCAGGAGGCATTTGATGAGATATACAGGTGTGTGGAGGAAGCGGATTAG